From a single Capsicum annuum cultivar UCD-10X-F1 chromosome 12, UCD10Xv1.1, whole genome shotgun sequence genomic region:
- the LOC107849729 gene encoding receptor-like protein 9DC3, translating to MLNMGYMQFSFLLIFWLYLFSFSSSIPHLCRKDERISLIKLKKSFTLNSSASANYCINAYPKMSSWKMSRDCCSWDGVICDEMTGHVIELHLSCSNLVGTIDSNSSLFQFCHLQSLDLSGNNFCRCPISPEFGRFSNLTYLDLSWSDFSGQIPSEISYLSKLQSLSIATHSDGTKLRLGPHNFKLLLQNLTYLRELDLSFVNIPSSIPLNFSSHLTILSLAYTGLHGIIPESIFNLPVLEILYLGGNQLQGHVPKSIRNLVNLTWLDLSFNNFSGHVDVSLFSDLERLYYLSLSYNCISLTNEKEVKSILPESLTNLLLAACEVKELEFLRSAKQLQELDLSNNKIQGRIPDWAWSNWNFRLSTLNLSHNMLTSVDTIPLQSGYIIDLRSNFLQGSLPIPPDTTKYFFISHNNLSKEIPPSICNLTSLVMLDLGRNKLKGAIPQCLGNINCLQVLDMQHNSLTGTLPMTFRTGSSLRSLNLHGNKLEGKIPLSLANCTGLEVLDLGDNHLIDTFPVWLGTLPKLQVLSLRSNEFHGSIQPSMIETIFPELRIIDLSYNAFSGNLPTSLFQHLKAMKTIDPSKKAPSDEEAGYYQDSVVVVTKRLELEVERILFLYTTIDLSNNRFEAHIPSVLGDLIALRVLNLSHNGLQGHIPSSLGNLSVVESLDFSFNLLSGEIPEQLASLTSLEFLNLSHNHLRGCIPQGRQFATFENNSYKGNDGLRGFPVSKGCEISGMPETDNTTHVLDEESSSTFLGDFIQGILMGYGTGLIIGFSIAYFILTSRNPNWLSRIYEELERRVYMRRQKKQRGHQMHYRRRNN from the coding sequence ATGCTAAACATGGGCTACATGCAATTCTCATTTCTGCTCATTTTCTGGTTGTAtctgttttctttttcttcatccatACCTCATCTGTGCCGGAAAGACGAAAGGATTTCCCTTATAAAACTCAAGAAATCGTTTACTCTGAATTCCTCGGCCTCCGCTAATTATTGCATTAACGCTTATCCAAAAATGAGTTCATGGAAAATGAGCAGAGATTGCTGCTCGTGGGATGGAGTGATATGCGATGAGATGACTGGCCATGTTATTGAACTTCACCTCAGCTGCAGCAATCTTGTTGGGACCATTGATTCCAATAGCAGTCTATTCCAATTCTGTCATCTCCAAAGTCTTGATCTTTCTGGGAATAACTTCTGTCGTTGTCCTATCTCACCTGAATTTGGCAGGTTTTCAAACTTGACTTATCTTGATCTTTCCTGGTCAGATTTCTCAGGTCAAATTCCTTCTGAAATCTCTTATCTTTCCAAGTTACAATCTCTTAGTATCGCCACACATTCTGACGGTACGAAGCTAAGACTTGGACCTCACAACTTTAAATTGCTCCTTCAGAATTTGACCTATTTAAGAGAGCTTGATCTTAGTTTCGTGAACATCCCTTCCTCTATTCCTCTGAATTTCTCTTCCCATTTAACAATTCTGAGCCTGGCATATACAGGATTGCATGGGATAATACCTGAGAGTATTTTTAACCTGCCCGTCCTGGAAATACTTTATTTAGGAGGCAATCAGTTGCAAGGCCATGTTCCCAAGTCAATTCGGAACCTTGTGAACCTAACATGGCTTGAtctttctttcaataattttagtgGTCATGTCGATGTCAGCCTCTTTTCTGACCTCGAACGTCTTTATTATCTTAGTCTTTCATATAATTGTATCTCATTGACTAATGAAAAGGAAGTTAAATCTATTTTGCCCGAATCTCTTACTAACCTACTATTGGCGGCATGTGAAGTGAAAGAATTGGAGTTTCTAAGATCCGCAAAGCAGCTTCAGGAGTTGGACCTTTCAAATAATAAGATTCAAGGAAGAATTCCTGATTGGGCGTGGTCTAATTGGAACTTTCGATTGTCAACTCTTAATCTATCACACAATATGTTGACAAGCGTGGACACAATTCCTCTTCAATCTGGATATATTATTGATTTACGATCTAATTTTCTTCAAGGGTCACTACCTATTCCACCAGATACCACAAAATACTTCTTCATATCCCACAATAATCTTagcaaggaaattcctccatctaTTTGCAATTTGACATCACTAGTAATGTTAGATTTGGGCAGAAACAAGTTGAAGGGAGCAATTCCGCAATGTTTGGGTAATATCAATTGCCTCCAGGTTCTGGATATGCAACACAACAGTCTCACCGGGACTCTTCCAATGACTTTTAGAACTGGAAGTTCACTGAGAAGCCTCAACTTGCATGGCAATAAACTAGAGGGGAAAATTCCCCTATCTTTGGCCAATTGCACGGGGTTGGAGGTTCTTGATTTAGGAGACAATCATCTTATCGACACATTCCCCGTGTGGTTGGGAACTCTTCCAAAGTTGCAAGTTTTAAGCTTGAGATCCAATGAATTCCATGGGTCCATTCAACCTTCAATGATTGAAACTATTTTTCCCGAGCTTCGAATCATAGATCTCTCTTACAATGCCTTCTCGGGAAACTTACCTACGAGTCTATTTCAACATTTGAAAGCCATGAAGACAATTGATCCATCAAAGAAGGCACCAAGTGATGAAGAAGCTGGATATTACCAAGACTCGGTAGTTGTAGTAACAAAGAGATTGGAGCTTGAAGTTGAGAGAATCTTGTTTTTGTACACCACTATCGATCTATCAAATAACAGATTCGAAGCACATATTCCTAGTGTTCTAGGAGATCTCATAGCGCTTCGGGTTCTGAATTTGTCTCATAACGGATTGCAAGGTCATATACCATCATCACTTGGAAATTTATCTGTAGTCGAATCATTGGACTTTTCATTTAACCTGCTTTCTGGAGAGATACCAGAACAACTTGCTTCTCTTACATCTCTTGAATTCCTAAATCTATCCCACAATCATCTCCGAGGATGCATCCCTCAAGGACGTCAATTTGCTACATTTGAGAACAATTCATATAAAGGTAATGATGGATTGCGTGGATTCCCTGTTTCAAAAGGTTGTGAAATTAGCGGAATGCCAGAGACAGACAACACAACACATGTGCTTGATGAAGAAAGCAGTTCAACATTTCTAGGTGACTTTATACAGGGCATTCTCATGGGATATGGGACTGGACTTATTATTGGATTCTCCATAGCATATTTCATCCTTACGAGTAGAAATCCCAATTGGCTTTCTAGGATCTACGAAGAACTAGAACGCAGAGTCTATATGAGAAGGCAAAAGAAGCAGCGAGGCCATCAAATGCACTACAGAAGAAGAAACAATTGA